From Pelagicoccus sp. SDUM812003:
GGGGCGACTTCGTCGAGATCGTTGATGGAGAGCGTTACGGCCTGTTCGGAGCTGTTTCCTGCTACGTCTGTGGCGACGACGGTGAAGCTGTAGGACGGCTTGGTCTCGTGGTCGGGGTTTCCTGTGAGGGAGACGGCTCCGGTGTTGGCGTCGATGGAGAACGATTCATAGTCCGCTGCTTCTTTTAGAGCGAAACGAATTGTCCCCGCGTCCTCGGCGGTCGCAGTGTAGACGACTTCTCCCGTTCCCGAACTTTCGTCGATTGCTAGCGTTACTGAGTCTTCAGCAAATGTGGGGGCGTAGGTATCCACGAATTCGGATACATCATCGCTGGGCAATTCGCCGGTATTTGTTTCGACGGTCTTCGCTCCTTTGACGATGACCGATTGAGAGTGTTCCGACAAGGCGGCTTTGCCGTCTCCCTCCACCGTCAATCCTTCTAGCACCTGTTCAATGGTTTTCTGGCTGTCGCCCCCATTTATTTCGTCTGCTCCGGAAAAGGATGCGAGAATTGCTCCGTACTTTTCTTCGGAGCTCATCCCGTCCGTCCCGTCGAATTCCCCGCCGTTGGTAGGCTCAACTTTGAGGTTGTGGAGGTCCTCTAAGCCGAAAAGTTCTGCGATAGCCTTGTTGTTGGCCGAGACAGTCTCTGCGGTGAGCGGCTTTGCTTGAATGTTGCGAAGTCCGATTTCGCTGGCCAGGGTAGTGACCACGTTAATGTTCATTGTCACCGTCGTGTTTGGCTCGGTGATAATTTCCATTGCGCTGAGTCGAGCGTTCAGGTCCTTGTTGGCGCCGGAGGATTCGTCGAGATAGTCGGCACCGTCGTCGGCGTCCACTACCATTGCAATCACCACCCCGGTATAGTCGCCCACGTCCAAGGAGAAGGAGCCATCCGCGTTCACCTTTGCCGTGCCAAGCAGCGTTTCGCCATCGGCTTGATACACTTCTACGCTCAGGCCGTTCGAGTCGATGACTGGGCCGGCAACGATGGAGCCCTCTACGGTGTTTTTCACGATCGGCTCATCGGGTTCTTCGGTTTCCGGAAGAGCGGCCGTGCCGTCTCCGCCTCCGCCCGAGAGCGCCGCGATGCCGCCAGCTGCGAGAGCTCCTCCCCATATAAAGGGAGAGACCGTCTCTCCGCTATCTGCCGGTTCCCAGATGACCGATTCCTCGCCATTTTCCGTCAGGGCCGGGGAATCAGCGTCAAGAGCGCGTCCTGCAACGGCGCCGTCCGCCAGCGTGGCCTCGGGAATGAAGCCGACGTCAGGAGTAGAGTAAAAGTCTTCTATCACCAGCACGACTTCGTCGGCGCGTTCGACGATCATATCGTCGCCAGCGCGCTTGACGGTCAGGTCTCCTGGGGACTTTCCGCTGGCGCGAAAAACGATTGCGTAGTCGATGGATGCTTCAGCGGGGAAGCGTTCTGCCTTGGTAAGTGGGCGGGTTTCGGTAGAGCCGTCTTGAAATCGGACGACGAGAGTCAGGGTAGCGTTGGAAAGCATGGCGTAGAGTTTTCTGTTACATTGTCGGAGCGTTTCGACTTCGGCCGTCGAAGGCTAAAGAGATTAATCGCAGGCACGGTCTCTTGTAACGTCGGAATAGACCTTCGAACGACTGTTCTTCAATGGCGTATCTGTATTTGAGATACAGATTTACCTGCAGTTTACTTCAATTGTAAAAAACCCAATTTTCGTCCTTCCAGCGCAGAATTCAGAACGCAAAATTGCAACCTGTCTTTGTAAGGAAAAACTGAGGACCGCTGCATTTTGCACACTCGCTTAGTCGTTCGACCAAGGTGGATGATCGAGGGAGGTCGGTTGACCTCCCGAACTAGGATTTGAGGAGGGCCTAGAGCCTCTGGTCCAAATGCGTTCCCTTTACCTGCTGTCTGGGTCGGCGGAACTCGATCAGACCTCACTTAGCACGGGAGGTAGCGGTCATGGAACAGTTGAGGTAGCGATTTCGAAGAAAGGGATTGAGTTGTACACATTGCGATGACGCAGGCCTGATTTTGGTCAGGGAATATGTATTTGTATAACTAATACGAACGAGGCCGGTTTTAGAGGGGGAGCCGAAGGAGTCGACGCTGTCTGCTTCGCAGAGATCATGAGTGAAGGTGGCTATGCCGCAACGTCGTGGCTCGATCCCACCTACGAAGGCGACGCGTCTAAGTTTGTTGGATACAAATGCGGTTTCATAGAGAGCGCTTGGGTGGCTAGTGGGCAGCAGTTCTTTCGCTCGACCGTTGGGCGCAAAAGGGACGCCTCGTCTTCTAGAGGTCTCGGGTCGGATTGTTGTTTGTCTTTGATCTGGCATAGTGAAGCTTGCGAATGCGGTCTTTGATCTCGGGGATCATTGGCGGGGCGACGCTCAAGGACCGCAGACCGCAGCGAAGGATTTCTTCGGTGTGTCGGCTTCTGCCCGCCAGCTCGCCGCAGATAGAAAGGGGAAGGTCTGGCGCGTCCGCTCGGGCGATTTCCATCAAGCGTAAAATAGCTCCGTGGGAGTCCTGAAAATAAGGTTCGACGGCGGCGTTTTCCCGGTCGGCAGCGAAGGCGTATTGGGTGAGGTCGTTGCTGCCGAAGCTGGCGAAATCGCAGAAGGAGGCGAACTCCTTGAGGGAGAGAGCGGCTGCTGGGGTTTCGATCATGATGCCTAGTGGGGGGATCTGGGCGATGGCGAGCTGCTTGGAGGCGACTGTTAATCGTTCGCGGGTGGCTGTTATGTCCTGAGTCAGGGTTGCCATCGGGATGAGGATGCGGGCATCCCTTTCGGTCGAGAACCGGAGGATGGCTCGGAGCTGCGTATCCAAAAGTTGTGGGAACTCGAGAAGAAGACGAATGCCGCGTCTGCCAAGAGCGGGATTGGACTCGGCGAGAAAGCCCGTGTAGGAAAGCGGCTTATCGGCGCCGATATCGAGCAGGCGAATGGTGACGGGTTTGCCTTCGAAGGGCGCTAAGGTGTGTTGCATCTCCTCTAGGAGCTCATCTTCGCTGGGAGGATCGCTGCGACCCAAGTAGGCGAGCTCGGTGCGGTAGAGTCCGACTCCGTCGGCTCCATTGTCTACGGCTCGGTCAGCGTCGGCTCGTGATGAGATATTTGCGAGGACTTGGATGGAGGTGCCATCGATGGTGAAGGCGGGCTCATGGGACTTCCTGGAGATTCTTGATACGGTGGCGTTTCTTCTGGAGATTTTCTTTTGAAAGGCGGCTATGCTTTTCTTGCTGGGGTGAAGGACTACCGTACCTAGCTCGGCGTCGACCAGAAGGGGGGCGTTATGTTGGATGCGTTGGAGAATACCGTGTACTTGAGCAATACAGGGGAGGCCCATTTCGCGGGCAAAGAGGGCGGCGTGCGAGCTGGCGCCGCCGTATTCGAGCAGTACCGCGGCGGCGGACTGTTTCGATAGGAATACGGTGTCGGAAGGTAGGAGCCGTTTTGCGACGAGTATGCCTCCGGACGGGAGGCTTCCGAGTCGGTTGACCTTGATGCCGCTGAGGGCGTTGGAGAGCCGGTTGGAGAGATCCTTCATATCGTCTCCCTTATGGCGGGAGATTTGCGATTCCATGAGAAGGAATCGTTTTTCCCAGCGTAGAAAGACGGAGCGAACGGCGCTGCTGGCGCTCACGAGGTTGTCGCGTATCTCAGTTTGAAGCTCTATCTTAAGGGAGGGGTCGTTGACCATCATCTTGTGGGCTTCGAATACGGAGGCGAGTCGGGCGTCCATCTCCTTTTCCACTTTGGTGGCGAGGGAAGCAAGGTCCTCGGAGATTACGCCCGTTGCTTTTTCGAGGAAGTCGATTTCCCTTTCGACATCCGAAGCGATGATGGGAGTGGGAAGGTCTAGCGATTGCAGAGGTTCGCGGTAGACGTAGGCGCGCCCTTCCGCGAGGCCAGTGGAGATCGGCTTGCCTTTGATGGTACGCTCTGATCTTTCGATTGTCATAGAAAAAAGGATACACGTTTCTTCGGTGGTCTAGTCGGGCACGTTTCCCGCTCCTGGAATACCCGTTCGGGAGGCTTGTCATCAAGTCCTCGACGAGCAGGTTTTGGCGTCCGGTCCTGAAGGACTCTCCGAGACCTTCGTGAACGAGCAGGCCAAGATAGTGATGAAGACAATCGTGTTGAGGGCTCTGTCGAGGCCGCCAGGCGTTCCCCGCTTCATCGGTGCTTAAAAGGCGAGGAGTAGGAGAAAGGTGAAGTGTAGGGAGAGGTCTAAGCCAAGGATGCGACGGTTTTAGGAGGCCATCTCATAGGCGCTGCTCAATAAGCTCCCGCTCTGATAGGAATGGTTTCCGGAATGTAGCTCGATTGCTGGGCCTCCACGACGTCAGCGCGAGAGAGTTTGGTGTGAAGCGTGTGTCTTTTTCTATCGATGCTCTCGATAAACTTTGCGGGAAGGCGGACTTGCGAGCGTCTAAACCACTGGCGTGTATCGATCAGGAAGTCGGTTGCCGCCCATCGATCGGTTTCGAATCTGATCGCTTCGAGTTTGCCGAAGCTGCCATTTGACGTTTCGAGCTGGAATCCGATCAGGGACTTCACGCTGTGAAGGTCGCTGTGGTGAAACGAACAAGCTGAGATGAGAGCAGGGCCATGCGAGCGGTTCCCCATACCTGAGCTTTCCCAATGGCTAGGAAGAAAGTGGGATGTTGCGATGGTGAACGGAGAAGGTGGGACGCTCACATTACCATGATTCGCCGTAGCGAAGCGAGCGATCTGATCGCGCGTGAGGTTAACCAACGGCCTGCCAGCGATGTCGAAAGGGCTAGGGCGGAAGCAATGTGTTGCGACGAGTGCCAGTCGGCCGTCGAACCAAGCATCCGTCTTGACAACGATGTAACAGATTTTCCAATACGAAGAATCTAGATAGTAATCCGTAATATAGCCAAAAGCCCCATCGGTAGCGATGGCAGGCCTGCCGAGTAAGGTAGTTGAATCGTGGATCATGGATTTTGTTCTCCGAAATGGTTGATGTGAATCGAGCGCTCTGGCGGCCTACTTAATGAGCAACAGCAGAACGAGGGTTAGGATGACGAGTAGGCTCCCACTTGGGTAGTACCCCCAGTTTCGACTGTGCGACCACCGCGGTAGCGTGCCGATAATGAGCAGGATTAGGAAGGCGATGAATATGGCATGGATCATGATCGTAGGAAACGAACTGCATTGTCTCGGGCAGCTGTTCCGAAGGGTGATCTTATCTGAAATCTATCGCCTAGGCTACGGGGTCTAGATCTACCTAGCAACTATCGGGGGCAGAGTCTCTTCTCCGACGGTGTAGATTTGTCTACGTAGCGGCCCGAGGCTGGCCTGATTCGTCTCGCAGGCGATCTATTTCTGCTATCAGGGAGCAGACGAGATTAACGGCGGCTGAGTTGAGCCCGTATTCCATGCGGAGATGATTTATCCGCTGCAGCGCTGAGATCGAACTCGGATCGAAGCGCCATCCCTCCTCCTGAGGCTTGGATACGGTGGAGATCAGTCCGTAGCGATAGTAAACCGCTATTTGATAGCGTCGCACTTGGGTAATGCGAACGACCTCCTCGATCGAAAAGGATTCGTCCAGGGAGTAGAATTCTGGCAGGATAACTATGGACCGGGAGTGCAGGGCAGTCTTTTTGGTCATTGCTTGGTCACAACTATTTATGATTCGCGCGATCTCGAGGGCTTCGTAGTCGTCCTGTGAATCGAATGGCATGGGAGGCCTTCTAGGTATGATCCTAGCAATCAACCTAGCGTAGTTTGAATGAGATAGCGATAGGGTATTGCCCGCGCTATTGGCTGCGAAAGGGATTCACACGCCTTCCATTCGTTAACTTCGACTTATGGTTGGCTGACTGTGGCGCGGGTAGCGCCCTATATCCAGAAAGCTTGTTACGGAGTAGTCTACTCGATTGAGATGTATCTAAAATATAATACTTATGAAGCGATTCCTAATTGTAAGCAGGTTTGCGATCGGCTTGTCGCTGATGGCCTATGGACTCAGCAGAGCTAATTCACTCGACACTATTTTCACACGGTTCATATTCGAGATTCCGCGAGATGGCTCGCTTTTCGTTTTCTTTTTGGGAATCGCGTTGATTGCTCACGAAGGGTACCGACTCCTTGCTCCCTCTAGGGCTCAGAGCGTTTGAAACGCCAGATTTCGTCGTGGTCTTGTCGATTTGAGAGTCGATGTGCGCCCCCGTAAAGCAGGGTTGTACCCCATGTTTTGTTTTGTGGGA
This genomic window contains:
- a CDS encoding cadherin repeat domain-containing protein yields the protein MLSNATLTLVVRFQDGSTETRPLTKAERFPAEASIDYAIVFRASGKSPGDLTVKRAGDDMIVERADEVVLVIEDFYSTPDVGFIPEATLADGAVAGRALDADSPALTENGEESVIWEPADSGETVSPFIWGGALAAGGIAALSGGGGDGTAALPETEEPDEPIVKNTVEGSIVAGPVIDSNGLSVEVYQADGETLLGTAKVNADGSFSLDVGDYTGVVIAMVVDADDGADYLDESSGANKDLNARLSAMEIITEPNTTVTMNINVVTTLASEIGLRNIQAKPLTAETVSANNKAIAELFGLEDLHNLKVEPTNGGEFDGTDGMSSEEKYGAILASFSGADEINGGDSQKTIEQVLEGLTVEGDGKAALSEHSQSVIVKGAKTVETNTGELPSDDVSEFVDTYAPTFAEDSVTLAIDESSGTGEVVYTATAEDAGTIRFALKEAADYESFSIDANTGAVSLTGNPDHETKPSYSFTVVATDVAGNSSEQAVTLSINDLDEVAP
- the ptsP gene encoding phosphoenolpyruvate--protein phosphotransferase yields the protein MTIERSERTIKGKPISTGLAEGRAYVYREPLQSLDLPTPIIASDVEREIDFLEKATGVISEDLASLATKVEKEMDARLASVFEAHKMMVNDPSLKIELQTEIRDNLVSASSAVRSVFLRWEKRFLLMESQISRHKGDDMKDLSNRLSNALSGIKVNRLGSLPSGGILVAKRLLPSDTVFLSKQSAAAVLLEYGGASSHAALFAREMGLPCIAQVHGILQRIQHNAPLLVDAELGTVVLHPSKKSIAAFQKKISRRNATVSRISRKSHEPAFTIDGTSIQVLANISSRADADRAVDNGADGVGLYRTELAYLGRSDPPSEDELLEEMQHTLAPFEGKPVTIRLLDIGADKPLSYTGFLAESNPALGRRGIRLLLEFPQLLDTQLRAILRFSTERDARILIPMATLTQDITATRERLTVASKQLAIAQIPPLGIMIETPAAALSLKEFASFCDFASFGSNDLTQYAFAADRENAAVEPYFQDSHGAILRLMEIARADAPDLPLSICGELAGRSRHTEEILRCGLRSLSVAPPMIPEIKDRIRKLHYARSKTNNNPTRDL
- a CDS encoding DUF3309 family protein, with the protein product MIHAIFIAFLILLIIGTLPRWSHSRNWGYYPSGSLLVILTLVLLLLIK
- a CDS encoding chaperone modulator CbpM; this translates as MPFDSQDDYEALEIARIINSCDQAMTKKTALHSRSIVILPEFYSLDESFSIEEVVRITQVRRYQIAVYYRYGLISTVSKPQEEGWRFDPSSISALQRINHLRMEYGLNSAAVNLVCSLIAEIDRLRDESGQPRAAT